One part of the Aurantibacillus circumpalustris genome encodes these proteins:
- a CDS encoding M16 family metallopeptidase has translation MIGFKKNVFFVISIILFNTNLNAQTNEDNTKTTSLNNYEQIPNDPLNARIYTLNNGMKVYLSVYKNAPRIQTYIAVKAGSKNDPANATGLAHYLEHMVFKGTDVYGTKDFEYESKEIKKIENLYEVYRTVKDEAERAKIYHKIDSISGLAAKFAIANEYDKMLATIGADGTNAFTSFDQTVYVNDIPSNQIENWLKIEAERFRNPVLRLFHTELEAVYEEKNRGIDSDGNKVWEALFSALFKNHTYGTQTTIGTIEHLKNPSMVEINKYYRKYYVPNNMAIIMSGDFDPDKVIKQIDKSFGSVPSKPVDTYTFSPEKPIAKKIVKEILGPNPANVNLAWRFAGDGTSDADICTLIAGLLYNNTAGLMDINLNQAQKVLSSGNYFYPLKDYSFFYFNGEPKEGQSLEEVENLILSQIELIKKGTFPDWLITAVVTDLKLRKTKELESNDSRASTMMNAFVNDLTWKKAIESIERISKITKQEVIEFANKNFTSENYAVAYKRTGEDKSIVKVEKPAITPVELDRENASAFVKDIERASPTPIEPKFLDYDKDINHLTLKSSIPLLHNKNIENSLFELYYKFDFGSNNDKLYPIAVKYIPYLSTADMSAAQIKQELYKLGCSFNVYCDNETIWISLSGLADNFEKSLKLFEKVLANPVVEQPVLENLIADIMKERNDNKLEKRIILNRAMTSYARYGTINPFSNVYSDVELTRISVEDIKKMILLIPKYKHKVLYYGPTEAELVKNSLNASHNVAKDLLEPVASLTFKEKVLDSTVYVVDYDMKQAEIMMLSNGSEYNKNGVPLIYLYNSYFGGGMSSVLFQDLRESKALAYSTYSRYNQPNKLSKKYYNVSYIGSQADKLEEALKGLSDLLNDMPKADGSFSSAKDMILQEMRTQRITKADILFNYLAAEDLGNKADIRKDIFEKVKNYGFEDIKNFQLQAIAKKPRTVLVLGKKEGLNMKVLKHYGNLKFLTLEEIFGY, from the coding sequence ATGATAGGATTCAAAAAAAATGTTTTTTTCGTTATTAGCATTATACTTTTTAATACTAATCTAAACGCTCAAACAAATGAGGATAATACAAAGACCACATCGCTTAATAACTATGAGCAAATTCCAAACGACCCTTTAAACGCGAGAATCTACACGTTGAATAATGGGATGAAGGTTTATCTTTCGGTTTACAAAAATGCCCCGCGAATTCAAACGTATATCGCCGTAAAAGCGGGAAGCAAAAACGATCCGGCAAATGCTACCGGCTTGGCTCATTATTTGGAGCACATGGTGTTTAAAGGAACCGATGTTTATGGTACAAAGGATTTTGAATACGAAAGCAAAGAAATAAAAAAAATAGAAAATCTTTATGAGGTTTATCGTACAGTGAAAGATGAAGCAGAGCGCGCAAAAATTTATCACAAAATTGATAGCATAAGTGGACTAGCTGCAAAATTTGCTATTGCCAATGAATACGATAAAATGTTGGCAACCATAGGCGCTGATGGAACGAATGCTTTTACCTCATTTGATCAAACAGTCTATGTGAATGACATTCCAAGTAATCAAATAGAAAACTGGTTAAAAATAGAGGCAGAACGTTTTCGTAATCCTGTATTGCGTTTGTTTCATACAGAATTAGAAGCAGTGTACGAAGAAAAAAACCGAGGGATTGATAGCGATGGCAATAAGGTTTGGGAAGCTTTATTTTCAGCCTTGTTTAAAAATCACACTTACGGAACACAGACGACTATTGGTACCATTGAGCATTTAAAAAATCCATCGATGGTAGAGATAAATAAATATTACAGAAAATATTATGTTCCCAATAACATGGCCATTATTATGAGTGGCGATTTTGATCCTGATAAAGTCATCAAACAAATTGATAAAAGCTTTGGATCTGTTCCTTCTAAACCAGTAGACACCTATACTTTTTCTCCTGAAAAACCAATTGCAAAAAAAATAGTAAAAGAAATTCTGGGACCTAACCCGGCGAATGTCAATTTGGCCTGGCGTTTTGCAGGAGACGGCACAAGTGATGCCGATATCTGCACACTCATTGCTGGACTATTGTATAATAACACGGCAGGCTTAATGGACATCAACTTAAACCAGGCTCAGAAAGTTTTAAGTAGTGGGAACTACTTTTATCCTTTAAAAGATTATAGCTTTTTTTATTTTAACGGCGAACCAAAGGAAGGTCAAAGTTTAGAAGAAGTTGAGAATTTAATTTTGAGTCAGATTGAATTAATTAAAAAAGGAACCTTCCCTGACTGGTTGATAACAGCTGTTGTAACGGATTTAAAACTTAGGAAAACAAAAGAATTAGAGAGTAATGATTCACGTGCTAGCACAATGATGAATGCATTTGTAAATGATTTAACCTGGAAAAAAGCAATAGAAAGCATTGAAAGGATATCTAAAATTACAAAACAAGAAGTAATAGAGTTTGCGAATAAGAATTTTACGAGTGAAAATTATGCAGTAGCTTATAAGAGAACCGGAGAAGATAAAAGTATTGTAAAGGTTGAAAAACCAGCTATTACGCCTGTAGAGCTTGATAGGGAAAATGCTTCGGCATTTGTAAAAGATATCGAAAGAGCCTCACCGACGCCGATTGAACCAAAGTTTTTAGATTATGATAAGGATATTAATCACCTAACCTTAAAATCTTCTATTCCACTACTGCATAATAAAAATATTGAAAATAGTTTATTTGAGTTGTACTATAAATTTGATTTTGGAAGTAATAACGATAAACTCTATCCTATTGCAGTAAAATACATTCCTTACCTATCGACTGCTGATATGTCGGCAGCGCAGATAAAACAAGAGTTGTATAAATTGGGTTGTTCTTTTAATGTGTATTGTGATAACGAAACAATTTGGATAAGCCTTTCTGGCTTGGCCGACAATTTTGAAAAGTCCTTAAAGCTTTTTGAGAAAGTTTTAGCAAATCCTGTAGTTGAACAACCTGTGCTTGAAAATCTTATTGCAGATATTATGAAGGAAAGGAACGATAATAAACTTGAAAAAAGAATAATTCTTAATCGGGCTATGACAAGCTACGCAAGGTACGGGACGATTAATCCATTCTCCAATGTTTATTCAGATGTCGAGTTAACTAGAATATCAGTAGAAGATATTAAAAAAATGATCCTTCTGATTCCAAAGTATAAACACAAAGTTTTATATTATGGACCTACAGAAGCAGAATTAGTAAAAAATAGCCTTAACGCTAGTCACAACGTTGCAAAAGATTTACTAGAGCCTGTAGCTTCGCTTACATTTAAAGAGAAAGTGTTGGATAGCACAGTGTATGTTGTAGATTATGATATGAAGCAAGCTGAAATCATGATGCTTTCAAATGGTTCTGAGTATAATAAAAATGGAGTACCACTTATTTATTTGTATAATAGTTATTTTGGTGGTGGTATGAGCAGTGTGTTGTTTCAAGATTTAAGAGAATCGAAAGCATTGGCTTACTCAACCTATTCTAGATATAATCAGCCAAATAAATTATCTAAAAAATATTATAATGTATCATATATTGGCTCACAAGCTGATAAACTGGAAGAAGCTTTAAAAGGCTTGAGTGATTTATTGAATGATATGCCAAAGGCAGATGGAAGTTTTTCTTCGGCCAAGGATATGATCCTTCAGGAAATGCGCACTCAAAGGATTACAAAGGCAGATATTCTTTTTAATTATCTCGCAGCGGAAGATCTTGGGAACAAAGCAGATATCCGTAAAGATATTTTTGAAAAAGTTAAAAACTACGGCTTTGAAGACATAAAGAATTTTCAACTACAAGCTATTGCAAAAAAGCCAAGAACGGTTTTGGTCTTGGGAAAAAAGGAAGGTCTAAATATGAAAGTATTAAAACACTACGGCAATCTTAAGTTTTTAACTCTGGAGGAAATTTTCGGATATTAA
- a CDS encoding proline dehydrogenase family protein produces the protein MISFDNTENAFKAKSNSELSRSYWLFKLISNPLLVKAGATLGPLALNLGFKGIIKGTIFKQFVGGETIEDCNKAIQELGKYNIGTILDYSVEGKESENDFDNCLHETLDTINKAKDDKNIPFCVFKVTGLARFDLLEIVSSGKSLSEVEIAEWERVKKRVKTICTLAYENNQCIFIDAEESWIQQAIDDLADENMLAYNRTKAIVYNTFQLYRSDRLEFLKKSIQQGKTNSYHVGAKLVRGAYMEKERKRAMDKAYPSPIQSTKEKSDDDYNAALRLCIDNIAVMGLCAGTHNEKSSLILVELMHEKKISPSDPRIYFSQLLGMSDHISFNLSLNGYNVAKYVPYGPIKDVMPYLIRRAQENTSVKGQTGRELNLIIREKKRRAQ, from the coding sequence ATGATATCTTTCGATAATACAGAAAATGCTTTTAAAGCGAAATCAAATTCTGAATTAAGCCGTTCTTACTGGCTTTTTAAGTTAATTAGTAATCCGCTACTTGTAAAGGCTGGCGCAACTTTAGGTCCACTAGCGCTTAATTTAGGTTTTAAAGGAATAATTAAAGGAACTATTTTCAAGCAGTTTGTAGGTGGCGAAACAATTGAAGATTGCAACAAAGCAATTCAAGAATTAGGTAAGTACAACATTGGTACAATTTTAGATTATAGTGTTGAAGGAAAAGAAAGTGAAAATGATTTTGACAATTGTTTACACGAAACGCTTGATACTATTAACAAAGCAAAAGACGATAAAAATATCCCTTTTTGTGTTTTCAAAGTTACCGGACTTGCACGATTTGACCTATTAGAAATAGTAAGTTCGGGAAAATCGTTAAGTGAAGTAGAAATAGCCGAATGGGAACGCGTTAAAAAAAGAGTAAAAACAATTTGTACACTAGCCTATGAAAATAATCAATGTATTTTTATTGATGCTGAGGAAAGCTGGATTCAGCAGGCAATTGATGATTTAGCGGATGAAAATATGTTAGCTTATAATAGAACAAAAGCTATTGTTTACAATACTTTTCAATTATACAGAAGTGACAGGTTAGAGTTTTTAAAAAAATCGATTCAACAAGGTAAAACAAATTCTTATCATGTAGGTGCGAAATTAGTAAGAGGTGCTTATATGGAAAAGGAGCGCAAACGCGCAATGGACAAGGCTTATCCATCACCTATTCAATCGACAAAAGAAAAAAGTGACGACGACTATAATGCCGCGTTAAGATTATGTATTGATAATATTGCTGTGATGGGACTTTGCGCTGGAACACATAATGAAAAAAGTAGTTTGATTTTAGTGGAATTAATGCATGAAAAAAAGATTTCACCTTCTGATCCACGAATTTATTTTTCGCAGCTTTTAGGTATGAGTGATCATATTTCTTTTAATCTTTCATTAAACGGTTATAATGTTGCAAAATATGTCCCGTACGGACCAATAAAAGACGTGATGCCCTATTTAATTCGCAGGGCCCAAGAGAATACGAGTGTTAAGGGACAAACGGGAAGAGAACTCAATTTAATTATTAGGGAGAAAAAAAGAAGGGCTCAATAA
- a CDS encoding DNA polymerase III subunit gamma/tau, which yields MDNFIVSARKYRPQLFNTVVGQSHITNTLKNAIITKHLAQAYLFCGPRGVGKTTCARIFAKTINCTNVSKDGEACDTCESCVSFNSGASLNVYELDAASNNSVDDIRNLVDQVRFAPQLGEYKVYVIDEVHMLSTAAFNAFLKTLEEPPKHAKFILATTEKHKIIPTILSRCQVFNFNRIKTEDISNHLAFMAKSEDVSYEEEALHVIAQKADGGLRDACSIFDQMVAFTGNHLTYKQVVENLNVLDYDYYFKMTDAFLSQGLPEVMMTFDDILKKGFDGHNFLLGLGEHLRNLMVSKDPQTISLMEVSESLKQRYSIQSQQCSLTFLLKSLALISKTDVNYKIAKNQRLLVEMALMQLTFLTASPEAEKKNDELESEEENTSQPTKTITSSSTKVTALQEPEIKFASKPSVGFDQLKIKASFSLHEVKNYQTLNQTSNTNAVEAPEVKFVNKEVNLDDVKAAIKSYADEKQKQGARQLATIFNTSSIEFTDNTIELTISNETQKEQLLIVKQDFVDTIRKLLQNNSIAITIQISAVEAQTKAYKPIDIFKAMSEKNPALLELKKRFDLEIDY from the coding sequence ATGGATAATTTTATAGTATCGGCGCGTAAGTACAGACCCCAACTCTTTAACACAGTAGTAGGTCAAAGTCACATTACGAATACGCTAAAAAATGCCATTATAACCAAACATTTGGCGCAGGCCTATTTGTTCTGTGGACCGCGTGGTGTTGGAAAAACAACCTGTGCACGTATTTTTGCAAAAACCATAAATTGCACAAATGTTTCGAAGGATGGAGAAGCCTGTGATACTTGCGAATCTTGTGTTTCCTTTAATTCAGGAGCATCTTTAAATGTATATGAATTAGATGCTGCCAGTAATAATTCAGTAGATGATATCAGGAATTTGGTCGATCAGGTGCGCTTTGCTCCGCAATTAGGGGAGTATAAAGTGTATGTTATTGATGAGGTGCACATGTTGAGTACAGCAGCTTTTAACGCATTTCTAAAAACACTAGAAGAACCACCAAAACACGCTAAATTTATTTTAGCAACCACTGAAAAACATAAAATCATCCCAACGATATTATCGCGTTGTCAGGTATTTAATTTTAATCGTATTAAAACAGAAGACATCAGTAATCATTTGGCTTTTATGGCTAAAAGTGAAGATGTTTCCTATGAGGAAGAAGCCTTGCATGTTATTGCGCAAAAGGCCGATGGCGGATTGCGTGACGCTTGTTCCATATTCGATCAAATGGTGGCTTTTACCGGAAATCATTTGACCTATAAACAAGTTGTAGAAAATTTAAACGTTCTAGATTACGATTATTATTTTAAAATGACGGATGCCTTTCTTTCACAAGGCTTACCGGAAGTAATGATGACCTTTGATGACATCTTAAAAAAAGGCTTCGATGGGCATAATTTTTTACTAGGTTTAGGAGAACATTTAAGAAACCTAATGGTTAGTAAAGATCCGCAGACTATTTCTTTAATGGAAGTGAGTGAAAGTTTAAAGCAACGTTATTCGATTCAATCACAACAATGCAGTTTAACTTTTCTTTTAAAATCTTTAGCTTTAATTAGTAAAACAGATGTTAATTACAAGATTGCGAAAAACCAGCGCTTACTTGTGGAAATGGCACTCATGCAACTAACGTTTTTAACCGCTTCGCCAGAAGCGGAAAAAAAAAACGATGAGTTAGAAAGTGAAGAAGAAAACACTTCCCAACCAACAAAAACAATTACCTCCTCTAGCACTAAAGTAACTGCCTTGCAGGAACCTGAAATTAAATTTGCCAGTAAGCCAAGTGTAGGATTTGATCAGTTAAAGATAAAAGCTTCTTTTAGTCTGCACGAAGTAAAAAATTATCAAACCCTTAATCAAACTTCTAATACTAATGCTGTAGAGGCTCCTGAAGTTAAATTCGTTAATAAAGAAGTTAACCTTGACGATGTAAAAGCAGCTATTAAATCGTACGCTGATGAAAAGCAAAAACAAGGCGCGCGTCAACTGGCAACAATTTTTAATACCTCTTCAATTGAATTTACTGATAATACCATTGAACTTACAATTAGTAATGAAACCCAAAAAGAGCAATTATTGATCGTTAAGCAAGATTTTGTGGATACCATTCGCAAACTCCTTCAAAATAATTCGATTGCGATTACCATTCAAATTTCTGCGGTAGAAGCACAAACGAAGGCTTATAAGCCAATAGATATTTTTAAGGCCATGTCTGAAAAAAATCCAGCATTATTAGAGCTTAAGAAACGTTTTGATCTCGAAATAGACTACTAA